The following proteins come from a genomic window of Candidatus Bathyarchaeota archaeon:
- a CDS encoding HD domain-containing protein, with amino-acid sequence MSKKEFEFNEIYKGYIIPLRGEGGNPQYVKTITKEESDATFKAFVKALKISLEKFLKLKNIEKLANRNDVSEFLDFFVLSIKNSLYLDIVPEVIPSFTKGFPYMVLLDPSLKLYRRKGVEKYKAEVLGKIVDEEDFRKAIEKAFNYPADTRIGANVSSLILHSLTVSAIATSLFIESCLTINEKIDFGKLTALRVASLFHDVGKYKFEEWHSHEKISLEVLKDLKEHYATDEAIKIIDLASSIILGKEAELQSIYKEADEISSAIDRTKKLVLKVLDKEDIEEFEKAAERIGKKFEFQSLYMDWEFWKELGEENIKRMSEKFCRRLSKIDIENPLFRETLEELEESVKPISDEVLVVRADVRRIQEYIFANDLRTMKGASILIDLIVMTSIPQYLHDELQLPYECILYYGGGNTTFIIPKTLEERLKKEFSDVFQKEFNVSIVYGCAPLYDNFNLTNAIIDREIAKKKFIPELKEDVIPNIFRVCSYCGFKFADQREGYICSLCKEKYEVGNVYHFRRIIEKLAIVKDEEKKEFLSKMLEYIGGLSRSLEELKNPKEYLNIAMLRIDANLTGQLMSSSISITDASERSIRIDSSLKRAFHSFLNEVKSKNSDDYNRVVLGVLYMGGDDCALIVPSKLALGLAYWLVNEYFLNMGCKSTLSVGIAISKPKHPITLLYESSGCLLNEVTKSKVREKALLVHKEEAQPREDFRGAVSLFVMEQGTINPENIKYALNYAYEKAVSMAFSYREEGTPIIIAEKAKENSILRYFELIFNKNFDKIESATPLLILQEIYQNEALIDQLKNLRYILLKNLHVKVENNSSFFVKVMFAGKEAGGEENKGVYGALLKNLLYLKQKIFALYDLYMLLESFLGGIKS; translated from the coding sequence ATGAGTAAAAAAGAGTTTGAATTCAATGAAATATATAAAGGATACATTATACCGTTAAGAGGAGAGGGGGGAAATCCACAGTATGTTAAAACGATAACTAAAGAGGAGTCTGATGCTACTTTTAAAGCTTTTGTAAAGGCTTTAAAAATTTCCTTAGAAAAATTTCTTAAATTAAAGAATATAGAAAAACTAGCTAATAGAAACGATGTTAGTGAATTCCTTGATTTTTTTGTGCTTTCCATTAAAAACTCACTATACCTAGATATTGTACCAGAAGTAATACCATCTTTCACGAAAGGATTTCCATATATGGTTTTATTAGATCCTTCATTAAAACTTTACCGTAGAAAAGGGGTTGAAAAGTATAAAGCGGAAGTTTTGGGAAAAATTGTAGATGAAGAGGATTTTAGAAAAGCTATTGAGAAAGCGTTTAATTATCCAGCTGATACAAGAATAGGTGCTAACGTTTCCTCTTTAATTTTACACTCCTTAACAGTATCAGCTATTGCAACTTCTCTATTTATAGAATCCTGCTTAACAATTAATGAAAAAATTGATTTTGGAAAATTAACTGCTCTAAGGGTAGCTTCTCTCTTTCATGATGTAGGGAAATATAAATTTGAGGAATGGCATTCACATGAAAAAATATCTTTAGAGGTATTGAAAGATTTAAAGGAACATTATGCAACAGATGAGGCAATTAAAATTATCGATTTAGCAAGTAGTATAATTTTAGGGAAAGAAGCTGAGCTGCAAAGTATTTACAAAGAGGCTGATGAAATTTCAAGCGCAATAGATAGAACTAAAAAGTTAGTTTTAAAAGTGTTAGATAAAGAAGACATTGAAGAGTTTGAAAAAGCTGCTGAACGAATTGGAAAGAAATTTGAATTTCAATCCCTATATATGGATTGGGAATTTTGGAAAGAGTTGGGGGAAGAAAATATAAAAAGGATGAGTGAAAAATTCTGTAGAAGATTATCCAAGATTGATATCGAAAATCCATTATTTAGAGAAACGTTAGAAGAACTGGAAGAGTCTGTTAAACCAATTTCTGATGAAGTTTTAGTTGTTAGAGCTGATGTAAGGCGAATACAGGAGTATATTTTTGCAAACGATCTTAGAACTATGAAAGGTGCAAGCATACTTATAGATCTTATAGTTATGACTTCCATTCCACAATATCTTCATGATGAACTTCAATTACCATATGAATGCATTTTATATTATGGTGGTGGAAATACAACCTTTATTATTCCTAAAACTTTAGAGGAAAGACTTAAAAAGGAGTTTAGCGATGTTTTTCAAAAAGAATTTAATGTAAGCATAGTTTATGGATGTGCCCCTCTTTATGATAATTTTAACCTTACAAATGCCATTATAGATAGGGAAATAGCTAAAAAGAAATTTATTCCAGAGCTTAAAGAAGATGTAATCCCTAATATATTCAGAGTTTGTTCATACTGCGGATTTAAGTTTGCTGATCAAAGGGAGGGATATATTTGCTCTCTTTGTAAAGAGAAGTATGAAGTTGGAAATGTTTATCATTTTCGAAGAATAATTGAAAAGCTTGCGATTGTTAAAGATGAAGAAAAAAAAGAGTTTTTAAGCAAAATGCTTGAATACATAGGGGGTCTTAGTCGAAGTTTAGAGGAGCTTAAAAACCCAAAAGAATACCTGAATATAGCTATGTTAAGAATTGATGCGAACCTTACAGGACAGCTTATGTCATCTTCAATATCTATTACAGATGCTTCTGAGAGAAGCATAAGGATAGACAGCTCCTTAAAAAGAGCATTCCATTCATTTCTAAATGAGGTTAAAAGTAAAAATTCAGATGATTATAATAGAGTAGTTTTAGGAGTGCTTTATATGGGAGGTGATGATTGCGCTTTAATAGTTCCATCTAAATTAGCTTTAGGGTTAGCGTATTGGTTAGTTAATGAGTATTTTTTAAACATGGGATGCAAATCAACACTTTCTGTAGGAATAGCAATATCTAAACCGAAGCATCCAATAACTCTCCTGTATGAAAGTTCTGGGTGTCTCCTTAATGAGGTAACTAAAAGCAAAGTTAGAGAGAAAGCCTTATTAGTTCATAAAGAAGAAGCGCAACCTAGAGAGGATTTTAGAGGTGCGGTTAGCCTTTTTGTAATGGAACAAGGAACAATCAACCCTGAAAATATTAAATACGCATTAAATTATGCTTATGAAAAAGCTGTAAGCATGGCATTTTCTTATAGAGAGGAAGGTACTCCCATCATTATAGCTGAAAAAGCTAAGGAAAACTCTATCTTGAGATATTTTGAGTTAATCTTTAATAAAAACTTTGATAAAATTGAGAGTGCCACGCCTTTATTAATTCTTCAAGAAATTTATCAAAATGAAGCGCTTATAGATCAATTAAAAAATCTAAGATACATTCTTTTAAAAAATTTACATGTGAAAGTAGAAAATAACAGCTCCTTCTTTGTAAAAGTCATGTTTGCTGGAAAAGAAGCTGGAGGAGAAGAAAATAAAGGAGTGTATGGAGCGCTTCTTAAAAACTTACTCTATTTAAAGCAGAAAATCTTCGCTCTCTACGATCTATATATGCTCTTAGAATCTTTTTTAGGTGGTATAAAATCTTAA
- a CDS encoding CRISPR-associated RAMP protein, producing the protein MQNWVSFDTLLREIILELEYETLSPLRIGSGTAKLPTSPVDLQVATIFQNGIHKPYIPGSSLKGVLRSICENLASSLKISDCFMGEKCKRNFDERLKSSIELNLIDEAKKLLSNYCIICKTFGTASYKSHIYVSDAYAIREVSRGVKVGIAIDRRSGIAQRGAFYSVEYVDPGFTFSGTIAFKNTPNYLMGMVMNALDLINMGYKRIGGFKTRGFGRMQVKIKDFKGVELKGDTYMNIKELNELPGLDDYDSSVKLTSINEFLNSCKESWNNYVKKIHTSES; encoded by the coding sequence TTGCAAAATTGGGTTTCTTTTGATACTTTGCTTAGAGAAATAATATTGGAACTTGAATACGAAACTTTAAGCCCTCTTAGAATAGGCTCTGGAACCGCTAAACTTCCCACGTCTCCAGTAGATTTACAAGTTGCCACAATATTTCAAAATGGAATTCATAAGCCATATATTCCAGGAAGCTCTTTAAAGGGAGTTTTAAGATCTATATGCGAGAATTTAGCTTCTTCTTTAAAGATATCTGATTGTTTTATGGGAGAAAAATGTAAACGAAATTTTGATGAGAGGCTTAAAAGCTCTATCGAATTAAACCTTATAGATGAAGCAAAGAAACTTCTCTCCAATTATTGTATAATATGTAAAACTTTTGGAACAGCATCCTATAAGTCGCATATTTATGTTTCAGATGCTTATGCAATTAGAGAAGTTTCTAGAGGCGTTAAAGTCGGAATAGCTATCGATAGAAGAAGTGGAATAGCTCAAAGAGGTGCATTTTATAGTGTGGAATATGTCGATCCAGGCTTTACATTTAGCGGAACTATAGCATTCAAAAATACGCCAAATTATTTAATGGGTATGGTGATGAATGCTTTAGATCTTATTAATATGGGCTATAAAAGAATTGGTGGATTCAAAACTAGAGGGTTTGGAAGAATGCAGGTTAAAATTAAGGATTTTAAGGGAGTGGAATTGAAAGGAGATACTTACATGAATATTAAGGAATTAAATGAGTTACCTGGGCTAGACGATTACGATTCTTCTGTGAAATTAACATCTATAAATGAATTTCTTAACAGTTGTAAAGAGAGTTGGAATAATTATGTCAAAAAAATACATACTAGTGAAAGTTGA
- a CDS encoding CRISPR-associated RAMP protein yields MQRYVFKFTIIGKIINQEPLSIGAGKKALVGGIDNPIVRLEGKPYIPGSSLKGVLRSEAERYVKTLGNPKFTACNIFTNEELDTKKKKESKGESYEPCIICKIFGGPTISSAVTIYNSIAENVITETRTCVSISRITGAQIPRRLYDIEYVIPNSEFSTRIDIDANRINLEDNSKDETKILLYLLSRLIRGEIILGGRKSIGMGRIALKVDKIEKKFIENGELKIEEVKGILG; encoded by the coding sequence ATGCAACGATATGTCTTTAAATTTACAATAATTGGGAAAATTATTAATCAAGAACCCCTCTCAATAGGAGCTGGAAAAAAGGCTTTAGTTGGAGGAATCGATAACCCTATAGTAAGGCTGGAAGGTAAGCCATATATTCCAGGGAGCTCTCTTAAAGGAGTCCTTAGGTCAGAAGCGGAAAGATATGTAAAAACGTTAGGAAATCCAAAATTCACTGCATGTAACATATTTACCAATGAAGAGTTAGATACAAAAAAGAAGAAAGAAAGTAAAGGTGAAAGTTACGAGCCTTGTATTATATGCAAAATATTCGGAGGGCCAACTATATCCTCAGCTGTAACTATCTATAATTCTATTGCTGAAAATGTAATCACTGAAACTAGAACATGCGTATCTATAAGCAGGATAACTGGAGCTCAGATTCCAAGAAGATTATACGATATAGAGTATGTAATCCCTAACTCAGAATTTTCAACAAGGATCGATATAGATGCTAATAGAATAAACTTAGAAGATAATAGTAAGGATGAAACTAAAATTCTTTTATATTTGCTTTCAAGGCTGATTAGAGGCGAAATCATTTTGGGAGGAAGAAAAAGCATAGGCATGGGAAGAATAGCGTTAAAAGTAGATAAGATTGAAAAGAAGTTTATTGAGAATGGAGAGTTAAAGATAGAGGAAGTTAAAGGTATATTAGGGTGA
- the cas4 gene encoding CRISPR-associated protein Cas4 has product MNKKLCEEEALKYIPAKWIEIYHYCPRIIYFIGVLSVKERITEYMLEGRKREEAEEEKEERRRTVLAKRKEKILAKWVNVKLRSEKLGLIGEMDLAIQTENGIKVIEIKNTEKEKLIPGYLYQATAYAMLFEEEFKKPVKTVIIYHTKSDKLFEVNLNEELRNHVKWTIKRIKEIIEKEKLPRIMRVKECRGCGYYQFCRHV; this is encoded by the coding sequence GTGAATAAAAAATTGTGTGAAGAAGAAGCATTAAAGTATATTCCAGCAAAATGGATTGAAATATACCATTATTGCCCAAGAATCATATATTTTATTGGAGTTCTTAGCGTTAAAGAAAGAATCACAGAATATATGCTTGAAGGAAGAAAGAGAGAAGAAGCTGAAGAAGAAAAGGAAGAAAGAAGGAGAACAGTCTTAGCGAAGAGAAAAGAGAAAATTTTAGCTAAATGGGTCAACGTTAAGCTTCGTTCTGAGAAGCTAGGTTTAATAGGGGAAATGGATCTTGCAATTCAAACAGAAAATGGCATTAAAGTTATTGAAATAAAAAATACAGAAAAGGAAAAGCTTATACCTGGATATCTATATCAAGCAACAGCATACGCAATGCTTTTTGAAGAAGAATTTAAAAAACCAGTTAAAACGGTAATTATTTATCACACTAAAAGCGATAAACTATTTGAAGTAAATTTAAATGAAGAATTAAGAAACCATGTTAAATGGACAATAAAAAGAATAAAAGAGATAATAGAAAAAGAAAAATTACCAAGAATTATGAGAGTAAAAGAGTGTAGAGGTTGCGGTTATTATCAGTTTTGTAGACATGTGTAA
- the cas2 gene encoding CRISPR-associated endonuclease Cas2, translating into MFTLVIYDITEDELRAKIAQVCKKHGLTRVQKSAFLGRIPSGLRKELIASFRRLIEGTENNIQVYVICRADISLKIELGKPYKGEESEMLI; encoded by the coding sequence ATGTTTACGCTAGTAATTTATGATATAACTGAGGATGAATTAAGAGCAAAAATTGCTCAAGTATGCAAAAAACATGGGTTAACTAGAGTTCAGAAAAGCGCTTTTCTTGGGAGAATTCCAAGCGGTTTAAGAAAGGAGTTAATAGCTTCATTTAGAAGATTAATTGAAGGGACAGAAAATAATATACAGGTTTATGTAATATGTAGAGCAGATATTTCTCTTAAAATTGAGTTGGGAAAACCATATAAAGGTGAAGAAAGCGAGATGCTTATTTAA
- the cas1 gene encoding CRISPR-associated endonuclease Cas1, with product MRLVVNEPGLFIGTRGGMITVYKERKKILEVSISKINLISFLTRGASISSALIRLLSKHSIPIIFYSSYGTPLALCRGFTSGSILLRKAQYKAQNSEVGVDLAKCFATGKLMNQRSLLSSMAKNRALTNPSLAKELYENSKSIKGKIEEIFKVEGEKTEDVRSEIMRIEAEAAQIYWESVSKALSKVIIFPGRRKKFEHPDDPVNVALNYLYSILAGECWLALEVCGLDPYAGFLHVDSSRRPALAMDLMEEFRQPVVDRVVFKAVFERKLDNAVDKDGRLKKDARFTLYKDYAERMKSKLTFLNRSLPIQDHILLQARRISEHIMERGKYSPFTP from the coding sequence ATGAGATTAGTGGTTAATGAACCTGGGCTTTTTATTGGAACTAGAGGTGGAATGATAACTGTATATAAAGAGAGGAAGAAAATTCTTGAAGTTTCAATATCGAAAATTAACTTAATTTCTTTTTTAACAAGGGGTGCTTCAATTTCATCAGCTTTAATAAGGTTGCTTTCAAAACATTCTATTCCAATAATTTTTTATTCATCTTATGGCACACCGTTAGCATTATGCAGAGGCTTTACAAGCGGATCGATTTTATTAAGAAAAGCTCAATATAAAGCTCAAAACAGCGAAGTTGGAGTAGATCTAGCGAAATGCTTTGCAACTGGAAAATTAATGAATCAACGCAGCTTATTATCCTCTATGGCTAAAAATAGAGCTTTAACAAATCCATCTTTAGCTAAAGAATTGTATGAAAACTCAAAAAGCATTAAAGGTAAAATTGAGGAAATTTTTAAAGTTGAAGGAGAAAAAACAGAAGATGTTAGAAGCGAAATTATGCGTATTGAAGCTGAAGCTGCTCAAATATATTGGGAAAGCGTTTCTAAAGCCTTATCTAAAGTTATAATTTTTCCTGGGAGAAGAAAAAAGTTTGAGCATCCAGATGATCCGGTTAACGTTGCTTTAAATTATCTTTACAGCATTCTTGCTGGGGAATGCTGGTTAGCTCTTGAAGTTTGCGGTTTAGATCCATATGCAGGTTTTCTTCATGTGGACAGCTCTAGAAGACCTGCTTTAGCTATGGATTTAATGGAGGAATTTAGGCAACCAGTTGTTGATAGAGTTGTTTTTAAAGCTGTTTTCGAAAGAAAGCTTGATAATGCTGTGGATAAAGATGGAAGATTAAAGAAAGACGCTAGATTTACTCTTTATAAAGATTATGCTGAAAGAATGAAGAGTAAGTTAACATTTCTTAATCGAAGTCTACCGATACAAGATCATATTCTTTTGCAGGCTAGAAGAATAAGCGAGCATATTATGGAGCGGGGAAAATATTCACCTTTTACACCTTAA
- the cas4a gene encoding type I-A CRISPR-associated protein Cas4/Csa1, with protein MVFLDKVDIERRLKLLRQEISERPINEELRGWNYDKPPIQPLFNSIKFGVSELAGRYCETLRDIYLKRVLNMKFPPNLKVVKGVALHKIIKETIYEAKKFIYDNSRATGIKLINFLSKRSLEAAQDAVTDAEFMLAGNLQKNEKDLLIEECVNTRSFLLTQTAAKLDYALSKYPHADSDSIVSIAIPPVAERKVDGSLVGLSSELSVDIYTPYNAVIDVKTGDVRSFHPLTAAGYALALESEENIPVDFGFILYLRFERKEIPSFKAKHFIIGDELRREFIEIRDEAFEIVDSGRDPGMPNKCPDFCPYYSICQK; from the coding sequence ATGGTGTTTTTAGATAAGGTAGATATTGAAAGGAGACTTAAACTTCTTAGACAAGAAATTTCAGAAAGACCGATAAACGAAGAGTTAAGGGGTTGGAATTATGATAAGCCCCCTATTCAACCTTTATTTAATTCTATAAAATTTGGTGTTAGCGAGTTAGCTGGACGATACTGTGAAACATTAAGGGATATATATTTGAAACGAGTTTTAAACATGAAGTTTCCACCAAACTTAAAGGTTGTTAAAGGTGTTGCTTTACATAAAATTATTAAAGAAACAATTTATGAAGCTAAAAAATTTATTTATGATAATTCAAGAGCTACAGGAATTAAATTAATTAATTTTCTTTCAAAACGAAGCTTAGAGGCAGCTCAAGATGCTGTAACCGATGCTGAGTTTATGTTAGCAGGCAACTTACAAAAAAATGAGAAAGATTTACTTATTGAAGAATGTGTAAACACAAGAAGTTTTTTATTAACTCAAACTGCTGCGAAACTTGATTATGCTTTATCAAAGTATCCTCATGCAGATTCAGATTCCATAGTTAGCATAGCTATTCCACCTGTTGCTGAAAGAAAAGTTGATGGTTCACTAGTTGGTTTATCAAGCGAGTTAAGCGTTGATATTTATACCCCTTATAATGCAGTTATAGACGTTAAAACCGGGGATGTAAGAAGCTTTCATCCTCTTACTGCAGCTGGTTATGCTTTAGCGTTAGAAAGCGAAGAAAACATTCCAGTAGATTTCGGGTTTATATTATACCTAAGATTTGAAAGAAAGGAAATTCCATCCTTTAAAGCAAAACATTTCATAATTGGAGATGAGCTTAGAAGAGAATTCATTGAAATAAGAGATGAAGCTTTTGAAATAGTTGATTCTGGTAGAGATCCAGGTATGCCTAATAAATGTCCAGATTTTTGCCCTTACTATTCTATATGCCAAAAATGA
- the csx3 gene encoding CRISPR-associated protein Csx3 — MQNIKFKVEEKTEYSIVQFELENNITPDILSSLKPPNVNGQKGVILSGRGPIWLYCYLTHFYHPTRFIAVFDPRLGAVVVQSHHPEKKVGEIIK, encoded by the coding sequence ATGCAGAATATTAAATTTAAGGTTGAGGAAAAAACAGAGTATTCCATAGTGCAATTTGAGTTAGAAAACAATATAACTCCAGATATTTTATCTTCTTTAAAACCGCCTAACGTTAATGGACAGAAAGGGGTTATTCTATCAGGTAGAGGCCCAATTTGGCTTTACTGTTATTTAACGCATTTTTATCACCCAACACGATTTATAGCTGTGTTTGACCCGCGATTAGGTGCGGTAGTGGTACAGTCGCACCACCCTGAAAAAAAAGTGGGAGAAATTATAAAGTGA
- the cas6 gene encoding CRISPR system precrRNA processing endoribonuclease RAMP protein Cas6: MASISSFTLKLIVDESVVFQSFSGFAACGLFYNLIKSVDENLAEELHSSKKLASWSATPFFMELPQFNRVVYRSLTAPSIVKVSFTIIDDKLTEVFKEAILKPELRIEIVNAKARIFNISFNTRKFSDIAYNANPLPEKFMIKFLTPTAFRHSIYDCCPTCPCYIEYLLNVREGKLSKPCDYAVLCRGLTVPLPLPSLMFRNMARIWSTFSDTRLELWETVKWVETAMLIAGYPTPGIKTIRVYEHPTTNKWIVGFIGAVRFAIREDVYKEKYAKAAAALLKMGELTNIGIRRTAGLGMIKYEEPLRKEEDKNIKNKI; encoded by the coding sequence ATGGCTTCAATTTCTTCTTTCACTCTTAAGTTAATCGTTGATGAATCTGTTGTTTTTCAAAGTTTTTCTGGTTTTGCTGCTTGTGGTTTATTCTATAACCTTATTAAATCTGTTGATGAAAACTTAGCTGAGGAATTGCATTCTTCTAAAAAGCTTGCTTCATGGTCTGCTACACCTTTTTTTATGGAGCTTCCTCAATTTAATCGCGTGGTTTACCGCTCGTTAACTGCTCCATCAATTGTGAAAGTAAGCTTCACTATAATAGATGATAAATTAACTGAAGTTTTTAAGGAAGCTATTCTTAAGCCTGAATTACGTATAGAAATAGTGAATGCAAAAGCTAGAATTTTTAATATCTCGTTTAACACTAGAAAATTTTCTGATATAGCATATAACGCTAATCCTTTACCTGAAAAGTTTATGATAAAGTTTCTTACGCCAACAGCTTTTAGGCATTCAATTTATGATTGCTGTCCAACCTGCCCATGCTATATTGAATATTTATTAAATGTTAGAGAGGGGAAATTAAGTAAACCATGCGATTATGCAGTTTTATGTAGAGGATTAACTGTACCATTACCTTTACCATCATTAATGTTTAGGAATATGGCTAGAATATGGTCAACTTTTTCTGATACGCGTTTAGAGCTTTGGGAAACAGTAAAATGGGTTGAAACCGCTATGTTAATTGCTGGTTATCCAACACCAGGCATAAAAACCATAAGAGTTTACGAGCATCCTACAACAAATAAATGGATAGTTGGATTTATAGGTGCGGTAAGATTCGCTATTAGAGAAGACGTTTATAAAGAAAAATATGCTAAGGCAGCGGCTGCTTTATTAAAAATGGGTGAATTAACGAATATAGGTATAAGAAGAACAGCAGGATTAGGAATGATAAAATATGAAGAACCATTAAGAAAGGAAGAGGATAAAAATATAAAAAATAAAATTTAG
- a CDS encoding DUF4349 domain-containing protein yields MRKKILLGVIFAIAVIGASFFLGALYQPFIKYGFEPSETLVKPGLTETKEAAAPISDRMIIYSGHVSLETNNIDEVLMKIRSLTERYGGYVASSNRYIYDEEERAEIVIRVPKDKFHAAIQEIEGYGKVLNEGVNSEDITQEYIDLKARLSNLQRQEKRLIEILELAKNVEDILAIEKELERIRGEIEALQGRINYLERSVEMSIISISLIKPKPSFKPPTMNWSEVLETALTGLFTVLRGLIILAISIIPIAAIGIPIYYIYKRKASKK; encoded by the coding sequence TTGAGGAAAAAAATTTTGTTAGGAGTAATATTTGCGATAGCAGTGATAGGGGCTTCATTTTTCCTTGGAGCATTATATCAACCATTTATTAAATATGGATTTGAGCCTTCTGAAACATTAGTTAAACCTGGTTTAACTGAAACTAAAGAAGCTGCTGCACCAATTAGCGATAGAATGATTATTTATAGCGGGCATGTCTCGCTTGAAACAAATAATATCGATGAAGTTCTAATGAAGATTAGAAGCTTAACTGAACGGTATGGAGGTTATGTAGCAAGCTCAAATAGATACATATATGATGAAGAGGAAAGAGCTGAAATTGTTATCCGAGTCCCAAAAGATAAATTTCATGCAGCAATTCAAGAAATTGAAGGTTATGGAAAAGTTTTAAATGAAGGTGTAAACAGCGAGGATATAACTCAAGAATATATAGATTTAAAAGCTAGATTAAGCAATCTTCAACGTCAAGAAAAACGATTAATAGAAATTCTTGAATTAGCTAAAAATGTTGAGGATATCTTAGCTATTGAAAAAGAATTGGAGAGAATTAGAGGAGAAATTGAAGCTCTTCAAGGTCGAATAAACTATCTTGAAAGAAGCGTAGAAATGTCTATTATAAGCATAAGCTTAATTAAACCTAAGCCATCTTTTAAGCCTCCAACCATGAATTGGAGCGAAGTTTTAGAAACAGCATTAACAGGGTTATTTACAGTATTAAGAGGGTTAATAATTTTAGCAATTTCAATAATTCCAATAGCCGCTATAGGAATCCCAATATACTACATATATAAAAGAAAAGCTTCAAAGAAATAA
- a CDS encoding helix-turn-helix transcriptional regulator, whose amino-acid sequence MPENEVKIEAELKGTTLKAYWYIFKVNRAVGVRELQKALSLSSPSVALHHLEKLKRLGLLTKDELGKYYLKDEVKVGVFRFFFKFGKLLLPRFLFYAVFFSSALTLYLIQAILKNESPSFFALTLGFIASITSWYEAIKIWKEKLI is encoded by the coding sequence TTGCCTGAAAATGAAGTTAAAATTGAAGCTGAATTAAAAGGAACAACTCTTAAAGCATACTGGTATATATTTAAGGTTAACCGAGCTGTAGGCGTTAGAGAACTTCAAAAAGCTTTAAGCCTTTCAAGCCCAAGCGTTGCTTTACATCATTTAGAGAAATTAAAGCGGCTTGGTTTATTAACTAAAGATGAACTTGGAAAATATTATCTAAAAGATGAAGTAAAAGTTGGAGTCTTCCGCTTCTTCTTTAAATTTGGGAAACTGCTTCTTCCAAGATTTCTATTTTACGCTGTATTCTTTTCTTCAGCATTAACCCTATATTTAATTCAGGCAATTTTAAAAAATGAATCTCCAAGCTTTTTCGCGTTAACCTTAGGTTTCATCGCTTCAATAACTTCATGGTATGAAGCAATAAAAATATGGAAAGAAAAACTAATTTAA